One genomic window of Solanum dulcamara chromosome 12, daSolDulc1.2, whole genome shotgun sequence includes the following:
- the LOC129876016 gene encoding probable serine/threonine-protein kinase At1g54610, whose product MGCVCGKLSRTVKDRRDGQKKRELDKGASAVSSNREKSFRVIEKSENGDIRVGSLDRKSNGSKRVGDDHCEKVKGKLEVVPKAMEGELIAAGWPSSLAAVAGEAISGWIPRKADTFEKLDKIGQGTYSSVYKARDLVNDKVVALKRVRFEKMDPESIKFMAREIVILRRLDHPNIIKLEGLIVSRTSCSLYLVLEYMEHDLTGLGALPGIKFTEPQVKCYMRQLLSGLDHCHNRGVLHRDIKGSNLLIDNNGTLKIADFGLANFFDNQQIVPLTSRVVTLWYRPPELLLGASHYGTAVDLWSSGCILGELYVARPIMPGRTEVEQLHKIFKLCGSPTEDYWKKTKLSYSAVFKPIQPYKRCIGERFKELPPSAVGLLETLLSIDPALRGTAVGALESEFFTTKPFACDPLSLPTYPPSKEIDAKLREEEARRRGTANGSKERQAAPVRDANAKLASSMQRRQSSSNPKSQSDRFNPSKEAAARFPNDRPKASQAVNETAKDHMENLSDRFSAKGHLDDLSETFSHSVPLALGVFGKKYDDISIDPNRADLSDLVASRSVVSGGNRDRCVQLESGHQGERKARLLEEHSRKQDQKYLTQNYAGSHQFESGKIHTKEAYLHDHGDKGNKIHYSGSLLVASSKLDQMLKDRDRHIQEAARRARLEKARAGQAQAQGV is encoded by the exons ATGGGTTGTGTTTGTGGTAAACTTTCTCGAACGGTCAAAGATCGTCGGGATggccaaaagaagagagagtTGGATAAAGGGGCATCAGCTGTGAGTTCAAACAGAGAAAAGAGTTTTAGGGTGATAGAGAAATCAGAGAATGGTGATATAAGGGTTGGTTCATTGGACAGGAAGTCTAATGGATCAAAAAGGGTCGGGGACGATCACTGTGAGAAAGTTAAGGGAAAGCTTGAAGTTGTCCCAAAAGCAATGGAAGGGGAGTTGATTGCTGCAGGATGGCCTTCTTCTCTTGCTGCAGTAGCTGGTGAAGCTATTAGTGGTTGGATTCCACGCAAGGCTGATACTTTTGAGAAATTAGACAAG ATAGGCCAAGGGACTTATAGTAGTGTATACAAGGCTCGTGACCTGGTTAATGATAAAGTTGTTGCTCTTAAAAGAGTGAGGTTCGAAAAGATGGATCCTGAAAGTATCAAATTTATGGCAAGGGAGATTGTTATTCTGCGGAGGCTTGATCATCCAAATATCATCAAATTGGAAGGCTTGATTGTATCAAGAACATCTTGTAGTCTGTACCTTGTCCTTGAGTACATGGAACATGATCTCACTGGACTGGGAGCTCTTCCCGGTATTAAATTTACAGAGCCGCAG GTTAAATGTTACATGCGGCAGCTTTTAAGTGGACTTGATCATTGCCACAATCGGGGTGTTCTGCATCGGGACATCAAGGGTTCTAATCTTCTCATTGACAATAATGGCACTTTAAAGATTGCAGATTTTGGGTTGGCAAATTTTTTCGATAACCAGCAAATTGTTCCATTAACAAGTCGTGTTGTGACTCTTTGGTATCGACCACCGGAGCTCTTACTTGGAGCAAGTCATTATGGAACTGCAGTAGACTTGTGGAGTAGTGGCTGCATTCTCGGAGAATTATATGTTGCCAGGCCCATAATGCCCGGTAGGACAGAG GTGGAGCAACTACATAAGATCTTTAAGCTTTGTGGTTCGCCAACTGAGGATTATTGGAAGAAAACAAAACTATCTTATTCAGCAGTATTTAAACCTATACAGCCTTACAAACGGTGTATTGGCGAAAGATTTAAGGAGCTTCCTCCATCTGCCGTGGGGTTACTGGAGACATTACTTTCTATAGATCCTGCACTTAGAGGAACAGCAGTTGGGGCTCTTGAGAGTGAG TTCTTCACTACAAAGCCATTCGCTTGTGATCCTTTGAGTTTGCCAACATACCCTCCCAGCAAGGAAATTGATGCAAAACTGCGGGAAGAGGAAGCTAGAAG GCGAGGGACTGCAAATGGATCAAAAGAACGTCAAGCAGCTCCAGTACGTGATGCTAATGCCAAGTTGGCTAGCTCAATGCAG AGGAGACAGAGCAGTTCCAATCCTAAGAGCCAAAGTGACCGGTTCAATCCCTCGAAGGAAGCTGCTGCTCGTTTTCCAAATGATCGACCTAAAGCATCACAAGCAGTGAATGAAACTGCGAAAGATCACATGGAGAATCTTTCAGATAGATTTTCAGCCAAAGGTCACCTCGACGATCTTTCAGAGACATTTTCTCATTCAGTCCCTCTAGCTCTAGGGGTATTCGGGAAGAAATATGATGATATTTCCATTGATCCCAATAGAGCTGACTTGTCAGACTTAGTAGCATCCAGGTCCGTTGTGTCTGGAGGCAATCGAGATAGATGTGTTCAGCTTGAATCAGGTCATCAAGGAGAAAGGAAAGCACGGCTGCTAGAAGAACATTCGAGGAAGCAGGATCAGAAGTATCTCACACAGAACTATGCTGGTTCTCATCAATTTGAAAGTGGAAAGATTCATACGAAGGAGGCATATCTG CATGACCATGGTGACAAGGGAAACAAAATCCATTATTCTGGTTCACTACTAGTTGCATCAAGTAAATTGGATCAAATGCTTAAAGACCGCGATCGTCACATCCAGGAAGCTGCTCGACGAGCGAGGCTCGAGAAGGCACGAGCAGGTCAAGCTCAGGCTCAAGGAGTGTGA